The Clostridiales bacterium genome includes a region encoding these proteins:
- a CDS encoding deoxyguanosinetriphosphate triphosphohydrolase — translation MDAKLIRYEIEEKFLSPYAFKSKDTKGRSRPQEPTEYRTEFMRDRDRIIHCKSFRRLKHKTQVFLSPEGDHYRTRLTHTLEVMQIARSISRALRLNEDLTEAISLGHDLGHTPFGHAGERALRDYIDFQHNVQSLRVAEVLENNFQGMNLTYEVKDGILNHRLGAKPCTLEGVVVALADRIAYINHDIDDAIRANVLSEDDLPRDVTDVLGKNVHDRINNMISNIIKTSLNKPYVKMDDEFTQASERLRDFLFKRVYSGSKPKEEEHKAVRMLKMLFEYFIEDISRLPKGYAELEADDRQKVCDYIASMTDRYSIHVFNSIFVPKGWEY, via the coding sequence ATGGACGCAAAATTAATACGATACGAAATAGAAGAAAAGTTTTTGAGCCCCTACGCTTTTAAGTCCAAAGACACCAAGGGGCGTTCCAGACCGCAAGAACCTACGGAATATCGCACGGAATTTATGCGGGATAGGGATAGGATTATCCATTGCAAATCTTTTAGAAGATTAAAACACAAGACCCAAGTTTTTTTATCTCCCGAGGGCGACCATTACCGCACCAGGCTCACTCACACATTGGAAGTCATGCAAATAGCCCGAAGCATCTCAAGGGCGTTAAGGCTTAACGAAGACTTAACCGAGGCCATATCGCTTGGCCATGATTTGGGGCATACGCCTTTCGGCCATGCCGGCGAGCGCGCTTTGCGGGATTATATTGATTTCCAGCATAATGTCCAAAGCCTAAGAGTTGCTGAGGTTTTGGAAAACAATTTCCAAGGGATGAACCTAACTTACGAAGTAAAAGACGGCATCCTTAATCATCGCTTGGGCGCTAAGCCCTGCACTTTGGAAGGCGTTGTGGTCGCTTTGGCGGACAGAATCGCGTATATCAACCATGATATTGACGACGCCATACGCGCCAATGTGCTAAGCGAAGACGACCTTCCGCGCGATGTTACCGATGTTTTGGGCAAAAATGTCCATGACCGCATTAATAATATGATAAGCAATATTATCAAGACCAGCCTAAACAAACCTTATGTAAAAATGGACGACGAATTTACCCAAGCAAGCGAGCGCCTAAGAGACTTTTTGTTTAAGCGCGTTTATAGCGGCAGCAAGCCCAAAGAAGAAGAGCATAAAGCGGTCAGGATGTTAAAAATGCTTTTTGAATATTTTATAGAAGACATCAGCCGTTTGCCCAAAGGTTATGCCGAGCTTGAAGCGGACGATCGTCAAAAAGTGTGCGATTATATTGCCAGCATGACGGATAGATATTCTATACATGTTTTTAACAGCATATTTGTCCCTAAAGGTTGGGAATATTAA
- a CDS encoding oxaloacetate decarboxylase subunit alpha (Converts oxaloacetate to phosphoenolpyruvate using ATP as an energy source), whose translation GRLPMPPNPKVVKKVIGDQKIIEHRPADDIAPELEKYKEQCAEYIEKEEDILTYALFPQLAVIFFKNRQAAKYKVDTDIYTLKTPIHPV comes from the coding sequence ACGGCAGGTTGCCAATGCCGCCTAATCCGAAGGTTGTCAAGAAAGTTATCGGCGACCAAAAAATCATAGAACATAGACCGGCGGACGATATCGCGCCCGAGCTGGAAAAATATAAGGAACAATGCGCTGAGTATATTGAAAAAGAAGAGGATATATTAACTTACGCGCTGTTCCCACAATTAGCCGTCATATTCTTCAAAAACCGCCAGGCTGCTAAATATAAGGTTGACACAGACATATATACTTTAAAAACGCCCATACATCCCGTATAA